AGACTGAGAATACAGAAGAGGTTGACAAGAAAGATTGATAATTTCGGATTCTCCATTCGACTCGGTCGCTCGCTCTGCGTCCTCTTCTCGTTCCCAAATTGGCATCTGGAGTTCATTCGGAGCAACCAGTCAACAGCATCATTTGGGCTGTATCGACCATGGCATGGCCCATTTCAAGTAAGCCcaagatctctctctctctctctctctctctcacggAGTCGCTAGACATATTTCAAATCTCATAGCCTTGGCTGGTGCAAAAACAtggtaaaaacaaaacaagaattaGAAGAGTTATCGAGTGACAAAACAAACTAAGCATATAAAAGAGCCAAAAACAAGACCAGAGACAGGGGACAAGCGCACATGATAAAAGACAGccccaagaacaaaaaatcatGCAAACAAATTCCGAGTAGGAGACATCTCCAGGCACATCACACTATTACGTACTCAATCAAGTAGAGTAACTTTGAGATTCCACGTTGATtgtagaggggaacgagtgtcagcgaagaTGCTGAACCTCgaagggaggtgaattgtgaaattccacatcggttggagagaagaatgaaacattctttataacggTATAGAAACTCCTCTCTATCGGACAACATTTTCTAGCCGTGGGTTGGGTTTAGGCTATTATAGTAAGAAAGAAATCCAATAGCACAGACCAAAAAGTGCTTTGAAAAACCATGACCCGAAGGTTATGCTCGCTCTTGCCAAAGGCTATAACTGCACACCAGGCCACTCGATaagtttaaaaacaaaaacagttACCTACGTTCGCTATTGTGCCAGGTCCAAGTCAACTTAGTAGTCAATATTGTATgagaaatattaattaaaatgaagaacaattgTTCTTAGTCTATGCTAGCGACGTTTAAATTTGAAGTGACAACATGAGTTTGGTAGAGATGATTTGGGATAACTTTTCACCCACCATGAGTTCTGGTCCTCCACTACTTGAAGCTTTGTTTTGAGTACCCTCTATTGACAGTCACGAAGCTATGATTATCAATCACCTCACTTTTCTCCGTTTTAAACTTAGACCATGGAATCATTCCTACAAAAAAGTGATGGGGAATCAAAACTTCGTGATAATGTTTCCCTTAgctaaagaaaaaggagattGACCAGCTGCGTCTTTATGCAACTTTCTGCCCCTAACACCATCAACCAGTTACACAGGTTTCGTTAAACCACTTACCATTCAACAATCGTCTAGTATAATAAACCATCTTTTCTCTCGACTAGTACGATTAAGCTTCTTTTTAGAACGTTTATTGTTAAGCATGTGAACAAGgataaaacatgttgaaataTGCTTGTTGGTCTATAGAAGCCGTCTTCACTCTCAGAAATAGTTCAAAAAACGTGATTAGATTGCAGGAAATGAAGTGATACGTAGAGGTCGCTCAGTGTCAACATAGTGGTTATGGATTGTAGTCAGTTCAATAAGGCTTGCTTGTTGTATATGCTGCATAAGATATCAGATTTGTTTATCTCAAACAAAGTAGGAAAGTAAGTGCAGGTCTTATCATTGCCAAGCTATGGTGATCATGAAAGTAAATGGCATCACTGACGCTCGAGGAACAGGCTTGCTCTTGGGTGGAGGCTAGCATCTTTCAGAGTCATATTCATCTCATCCATACCGTATACTCTTCTTGGGAAGCTTGCTATCAATCTGTAGTTTTCAGTACCTGGCAGGCCGAGCGAGTCGATATAGCTGTAAATCGACTTCACCTTGTCCATGCTTGAAAAGCTTTTCTCCCTCCTTTCACCGTTTGGAAACCTTATTAGTATCTGAAAGATGATTCAAGTGATAATTAGACTTAGTTCAATGTTAATAGGAGTAACCTTAGCTCAGTTATATACCTGGGAGCTAGGCTGAGAATCCTTTGCTTTACTTGCAGGATCCTTGTTTGGAGAATTCTGCTTGAGCCTCTCGTCGTGTGCTTTCTTCGGTATCGCCCGAGATCGATTTTTAAGTCTTTCCCTCTCCTAGATCAGGAAACCAGGTAgtatttttatagtttaatcTTTGGAATTTAGATGGGATTTTGCAGAAGATCATACCTTGTCTTCTTGAAGAGCTGCATGATATGCTCTGTCTTGTTCTTCTCGAAGCCTGCGGTCGGCTCTTATCTTTTCGTCTCGCTTTAGTTTGGAGCAACCAAAAGCTGATCCCTGCTCCTCCATTGTCCTCTGTAGAATCTCCACCAGTTCAGCTGGAGAAACTGGCCCTTCAAGCTAGTTAAAGATGAAGCAGAAGATCAAACTCGAGCGTGATCTCGTTAACCGTTTGATTGAAACAGAAAATTTGGAACTCGAACCTAACCAACCTGTTGCAGGACTGTTATGCTTTCGCCTCGAGTTGGAGCAATTACAGCACAGAAAGGGAAGTTGGTAGCTCCCAATGTTGTAGCCATTTGTAGGCCATCTCCTCTGTAGGCAAGTGCTCCCCAAGAGGTGAAGTTAGCATCAAGAAACTGCACTACTAGCTCTGAACGCAGTGTCTCCTCACAGAAAGAGGGAGTAAATGGGTGATCTGGTGAATGTAAatacaagaacaagaacttaTGATCATCTTCTGCTATCTTCATGGCTTCTGCAAATCGACAAGCGTAAAAGAAAGGATGCATCGAGCCATACTGATACTCGAAACTGGTCAGGAAAGACCATTCTTCCGGGACGTTTTGTATGTCCTGCTCTAGAATCTGATATTGATAACTGGATGGCAGTGTCTGGCTTCTTCTACCTCCACCCATAACTCTTGAAAATCCTCCTAATATACTTCTGGGAAGATTAACCATTCGTCGAACGATGCCGTTGATCGAAGCCTCGGCTAATCTCGACGTTTCCCTCATCGttgatgacatttttttactCTAAACTGGGATTATGATACTTTTAGCAATGGACTGATACCCTTTGCAAGAGAATCAAGTGTCTACTTTCTTATGCTTTGCTTGAAACAAAATCAACCACAAATGGTGAAGAGATGGAGCTTTCAAGAATCAAATTCTATGCTTCTTTTCATTCTTGAAAGTTCATGAACAGAAGAATGTTGCAGATTTATAATGGAAAAGAGCAGGTATAAGTGACCCAATCATGTATTATTCTCTGTTCTTTATCAGATGGGTTGCCTACTTCTTCACTTGCTCCCACAATAGATATGCTaagattacaaaaagaaacatgaaCAAAATCACAGCACATGAACCATGCTGCTCCTAAGTTCACCCAAACCCTTCTTTTAATGCATGATGCTTGCTGCACCTAGTAGATCCTATTGGAGAGTCGGAatgatcataagtttataaacaaagaatactctctctattggtacgaggtcttttagggaagcccaaaacaaagtcatgagagcttatgttcaaagtggacaacatcataccattatggagagtcgtgttcgtctaacaagtCCTACTCATAAAGGATCAAGAAGGTATTCCAGTCTTAGGCTCACCCAAACCAAGCTGATATTGTGAATCACAGACACCAGACAAGAAACCTTTAGATTTTACACTCATGTTGAGTTTGTAAGAACCTTACCGATGATGTTGTAACAACACAaccccaccactagtagatattgtcctctttggacttttctttttgagtttttcacACCggatgttttgtttctctctctagaagcTTACCGATGATGTTGTAACAACACAactccaccactagtagatattgttctttttggggttttcttttcgagttttccacaccctttataaaaaaatgttttgttcctctctccaatctatgtaggatcttacaatccacccccattcgaggcccagcgtcctcgcttgCACTCCGcttagtgtctggctctaataccatttgtccCGTCTTAAGCCTActtctagcagatattgtcttctttgggctttccctcaaggtttttaatacgtgtctactagagagaggtttctacacccttataaagaatgtttcgttcccctctccaaccgatctTACTGTTCGACTAGAACAAAGCTGAAAGGGAGAgctttttgtgaagaaattgATCCTTTATTACCTATCAATCACTGTGGAGAACCCAGTTCATATTCTTGCTACCTTTTTATCATTCTATGACTTGGAATTTATGCTGTTTGCTCAAAAC
This genomic interval from Cucurbita pepo subsp. pepo cultivar mu-cu-16 chromosome LG20, ASM280686v2, whole genome shotgun sequence contains the following:
- the LOC111782772 gene encoding plant UBX domain-containing protein 10-like; translated protein: MSSTMRETSRLAEASINGIVRRMVNLPRSILGGFSRVMGGGRRSQTLPSSYQYQILEQDIQNVPEEWSFLTSFEYQYGSMHPFFYACRFAEAMKIAEDDHKFLFLYLHSPDHPFTPSFCEETLRSELVVQFLDANFTSWGALAYRGDGLQMATTLGATNFPFCAVIAPTRGESITVLQQLEGPVSPAELVEILQRTMEEQGSAFGCSKLKRDEKIRADRRLREEQDRAYHAALQEDKERERLKNRSRAIPKKAHDERLKQNSPNKDPASKAKDSQPSSQILIRFPNGERREKSFSSMDKVKSIYSYIDSLGLPGTENYRLIASFPRRVYGMDEMNMTLKDASLHPRASLFLERQ